One Methanosphaera sp. WGK6 DNA window includes the following coding sequences:
- a CDS encoding 3-oxoacyl-ACP reductase family protein: MSKNAIITGGSRGLGKAMALKLGELGYNVAINYRSDSSKALTEEIIAEIKDKYGVEAIAVQADVSEFEDCKRLVDTAVSEFGENIDALVNNAGITNNCNFIDLEPEKYESVIKTNLISMMHMCHLALPHMVDHDSAIVCTASVGGMTGVINQADYCAAKTGVIGLVRALALEFAGRKVRVNAIAPGMIMTDMLRGVNQDELNALAATIPQGRIGDASDIAGALEYILKAEYLTGQTISPNGGFVLQ, translated from the coding sequence ATGAGTAAAAATGCAATAATCACAGGTGGATCAAGAGGATTAGGAAAAGCAATGGCATTAAAACTAGGAGAACTAGGATACAATGTAGCAATCAACTACAGAAGTGATTCCTCAAAAGCACTTACCGAAGAAATAATAGCAGAAATCAAAGATAAATATGGTGTAGAAGCAATTGCAGTACAAGCAGATGTAAGTGAATTTGAAGATTGTAAAAGACTTGTAGATACTGCTGTAAGTGAATTTGGAGAAAACATTGATGCACTAGTAAATAATGCAGGAATCACCAATAACTGTAACTTCATAGATTTAGAACCAGAAAAATATGAAAGTGTTATAAAAACAAACCTCATAAGTATGATGCACATGTGTCACTTAGCATTACCTCATATGGTAGACCATGATAGTGCAATTGTATGTACAGCATCAGTAGGTGGAATGACTGGAGTAATTAACCAAGCAGACTACTGTGCAGCAAAAACAGGAGTAATTGGATTAGTAAGAGCATTAGCATTAGAATTTGCAGGACGTAAAGTACGTGTAAATGCAATAGCTCCTGGAATGATTATGACTGATATGTTACGTGGAGTAAATCAAGATGAATTAAATGCATTAGCTGCAACTATTCCACAAGGAAGAATTGGAGATGCATCTGATATAGCAGGAGCACTTGAATACATACTTAAAGCAGAGTACCTCACCGGACAAACAATATCACCAAATGGTGGATTTGTACTACAATAA
- a CDS encoding alpha/beta hydrolase, with translation MKNKELSLTQEWDKTFPKKETVHHEKITFHNRYGITLAADQYMPKEHEEKLPAIAISGPFGAVKEQSSGLYAQELAEKGFLTIAFDPSFTGESSGQPRYMASPDINTEDFQAAVDYLSNNEKVDPERIGILGICGWGGMALNAAAIDTRIKATITSTMYNMSRVNANGYFDLEDSEESRYNKKVSLNNQRTIDYKNNSYQRAGGVVDPLPEDAPEFVKDYYNYYKTERGYHERSLNSNDGWNTTGTMSFINQPILEYSNEIRSPVLMIHGEKAHSCYFSKDEFKKLTGDNKELLIIPDAVHTDLYDNMDIIPFDKIEEFYNKNL, from the coding sequence ATGAAAAACAAAGAACTATCATTAACACAAGAATGGGATAAAACATTTCCCAAAAAAGAAACAGTACACCATGAAAAAATAACATTTCACAATAGATATGGAATAACACTAGCTGCAGACCAATACATGCCAAAAGAACATGAAGAAAAACTACCAGCAATAGCAATAAGTGGACCTTTCGGAGCAGTAAAAGAACAATCCTCCGGACTATATGCACAAGAATTAGCAGAAAAAGGATTCTTAACAATAGCATTTGACCCATCATTTACTGGTGAAAGTTCAGGACAACCAAGATACATGGCATCTCCTGATATTAACACAGAAGACTTCCAAGCAGCAGTAGATTATCTATCCAATAATGAAAAAGTAGACCCTGAAAGAATAGGAATACTTGGAATATGTGGATGGGGTGGAATGGCATTAAATGCAGCAGCAATAGATACAAGAATAAAAGCCACAATAACCTCAACAATGTATAATATGAGCCGTGTAAATGCTAATGGATACTTTGACTTAGAAGACAGTGAAGAATCAAGATATAATAAAAAAGTGAGTCTTAACAATCAAAGAACAATAGACTATAAAAATAACTCCTATCAACGTGCAGGAGGAGTAGTGGACCCCCTACCAGAAGATGCACCTGAATTTGTAAAAGACTATTATAATTATTATAAAACAGAAAGAGGATACCATGAAAGATCACTTAATTCTAATGATGGATGGAACACTACTGGTACAATGTCCTTTATAAATCAACCAATTCTTGAATATAGTAACGAAATTCGCTCACCAGTACTTATGATTCATGGAGAAAAAGCACATTCATGTTATTTTAGTAAAGATGAATTTAAAAAACTAACAGGAGATAATAAAGAATTATTAATTATTCCAGATGCTGTACATACAGACTTATATGACAACATGGATATCATACCATTTGATAAAATAGAAGAATTCTATAATAAAAATTTATAG
- a CDS encoding (Fe-S)-binding protein — protein sequence MSYADKIRNNILEKKNTYGADMTYVDDGEIHEVILHRGCTARFREIELVDFVTRCLDKKNIKYSVLSDESCCGVMLFELDDYKTGEKVVHENIKKFKKHGVKKIITICPGCYESFTQHYTDNPEFDIEVIFAMDLFNDEFIDGTGHVIHDPCHALERSNQIRSIIGNVPKRRANSCCGFGAGMKAGSKNLTRKMAIDTLSGDKVITYCPSCYHTLRKVNPDNCIDFFDLMSKNL from the coding sequence ATGAGTTATGCTGATAAGATTAGAAATAATATTCTAGAGAAGAAGAATACTTATGGTGCTGATATGACATATGTGGATGATGGTGAAATTCATGAAGTTATTCTTCATCGTGGTTGTACTGCAAGATTTCGTGAAATAGAACTTGTTGACTTTGTTACAAGATGTCTTGATAAGAAGAATATTAAGTATAGTGTATTATCTGATGAAAGTTGTTGTGGTGTAATGTTATTTGAATTAGATGATTATAAAACAGGAGAAAAAGTTGTTCATGAAAATATTAAGAAGTTTAAAAAGCATGGTGTTAAAAAGATTATAACAATTTGTCCAGGCTGCTATGAATCATTTACACAGCACTACACTGATAATCCAGAGTTTGATATTGAAGTAATCTTTGCAATGGATTTATTTAATGATGAATTTATTGATGGTACAGGTCATGTTATTCATGACCCCTGTCATGCACTTGAAAGAAGTAATCAAATTAGAAGTATTATAGGAAATGTTCCGAAAAGACGTGCTAATTCTTGTTGTGGTTTCGGTGCAGGTATGAAGGCAGGTAGTAAGAATTTAACTAGGAAGATGGCTATAGATACTCTTAGTGGTGATAAGGTTATAACTTATTGTCCATCATGTTATCATACATTACGTAAGGTAAATCCTGATAATTGTATTGATTTCTTTGATTTAATGAGTAAGAATTTATAG